In Leisingera sp. NJS204, the following are encoded in one genomic region:
- a CDS encoding flavin-containing monooxygenase, translating to METTIPNNVLIVGAGLSGQAAAEALRRRGIAVTILEAHDRVAEPWRRRHPALRLNIHRLFARLPGMRPPRADGAYLRRDSVVGYLERYARQIGVPIRFGVTVEAIERDACAWLGRTSAGVFGAAHVIFATGRDSNPHVPDWAGLRDFEGVVLHAADRGDVNRFDGKRVLVVGAGISDSDVLNHLARHRPADVMISVLHGPAIVPNRVFGFPLHRAARLFQSMPVPFVDRAFALTQRLFFGDFTRHGMTAHPLGGGTRLAQDGTAFAIDDGFVAAIKSGRFKVAPAVSEFHGSQVIFEDGRSFEPDVVICATGYRTNLEPLVGHLGVLDPGGNPVRPAGELDPVHPGLWLTGY from the coding sequence ATGGAAACCACCATTCCAAATAACGTCCTGATCGTCGGTGCAGGCCTGTCTGGTCAGGCCGCTGCAGAGGCACTCAGGCGCCGTGGCATTGCGGTCACCATCCTCGAAGCGCACGACCGCGTTGCCGAACCCTGGCGCAGGCGCCATCCCGCATTGCGGCTTAACATCCATCGCCTTTTCGCCCGGCTGCCGGGGATGCGCCCGCCACGCGCCGATGGCGCCTATCTGCGGCGCGATAGCGTTGTCGGATACCTCGAACGCTATGCGCGCCAGATCGGGGTGCCGATCCGCTTCGGTGTCACCGTGGAGGCGATTGAGCGCGATGCCTGCGCATGGCTGGGTCGCACCTCGGCAGGGGTGTTCGGTGCCGCGCATGTCATTTTCGCCACGGGTCGCGACAGCAATCCGCATGTCCCCGATTGGGCAGGCTTACGTGATTTCGAAGGCGTGGTCTTGCATGCCGCCGACCGCGGCGATGTGAACCGCTTCGATGGCAAGCGGGTCCTCGTGGTGGGTGCGGGCATTTCCGACAGCGATGTGCTGAACCACCTCGCGCGCCATAGGCCAGCGGACGTTATGATTTCCGTCCTTCACGGCCCCGCGATCGTACCCAATCGCGTCTTCGGATTTCCACTGCACCGCGCGGCGCGATTGTTCCAGTCCATGCCGGTACCGTTTGTTGACCGCGCATTCGCCCTGACCCAACGGTTGTTCTTTGGCGATTTTACTCGCCATGGCATGACCGCCCATCCGCTTGGCGGTGGCACCCGTCTGGCGCAGGACGGCACTGCGTTCGCCATCGACGATGGGTTTGTCGCAGCGATCAAGAGCGGCCGTTTCAAGGTCGCTCCGGCCGTCAGTGAATTCCATGGATCTCAAGTCATTTTTGAAGACGGAAGAAGCTTTGAGCCCGACGTCGTGATTTGCGCCACGGGATACCGTACAAATCTCGAACCGCTTGTGGGGCATCTCGGGGTTCTCGACCCCGGAGGTAACCCTGTCCGCCCTGCGGGAGAACTTGACCCGGTACATCCGGGGCTTTGGCTTACCGGCTACTAG